From the Natronoarchaeum philippinense genome, the window CGAGTTGCTCGACGAGATCTCTTTCGAGACCGAGCCGGCCGACCGCGCCGAGATCGTCAGCATGGGCGAGCGCACGAGCGTCCGGATGCTCAAGGCGGCGCTGGCGGCCCGCGGCGTCGACGCGATGTTTCTCGAACCCGGCAGCGACCTCTGGCCGGTGCTGACCGACGCCGACGGCGAGGTCGATGTCGAGGCCAGCCGCGAGCGCGCGCTCGAAGTCGCCGATCAGATGGACGGCGTCGTCCCAGTCATCACCGGGTTCCTCGCAGAAGCCCACGACGGCAGCGTCACCACGCTCGGTCGGGGCGGCAGCGACACCACCGCCGTCATGCTCGGCCAGTACATGAAGGCCGACGAGGTCGTGATCGTCACCGACGTGGAGGGCGTCATGACCGGCGACCCCCGCGTCGTCGAGGGCGCGCGCAACGTCGGCGAGATCACTGTCGACGAGCTGCGCAATCTCTCGTTCCGCGGCGCCGAGGTCGTCGCGCCCTCCGCGCTGGCGTACAAGAGCGGGAACATGTCCGTCCGCGTCGTCCACTACCAGCACGGCGACCTGCTGACCGGCGGCACGCAGATCGAGGGGCAGTTCTCCAGCCTCGTCGACATGCGCGATCAGCCGCTTGCCTGCATGACCGTCGCCGGCCGCGCGATCCGCAACAGTCCGGGCGTCCTCCAAGAGCTGACGACCGCGCTGGGCGAAGCCGAGATCAACGTCGATGCCGTCGCCTCGGGGATGGACTCGGTCACGTTCTACATCGACGAGTCGGAAGCCGAAGACGCCGAGGCGGTGCTCCACCGCGAAGTCGTCGATCAGGAACCGCTCTCCAGCGTGACGGTCGACGACGGGGTCGCCGTCATCCGGATCACCGGCGGCGAACTCCCGAACCAGCCGGGCGTTCTCTCCGAGATCGTCGATCCGCTCACCGCCGCCGAGATCAACATGCTCGACGTGATCACCAGCGCGACCAGCGTCGCCGTCTTCGTCGAGTGGGACGACCGCGAGGCCGCACTGGAAATTCTGCAGAACCGGTTCTGAATCGGCTGTAGCCGCTCTTTGCTACGCTTCTGTCAGCGTCCCATTTTAAGTCGAGAGCCGATCTTCTCGGGTAGCCCAGCGTCCTCGACGGCCGCTCTGACGGCGTCGATGTCGTACTCGACCCGGTGTGTCTCGACGGTGAGCGCGTCCAGATCGACGACCGCGTAGGCCGCTTTCGGGTCCCGATCCCGCGGCTGGCCGACGCTCCCGGGATTGACGACGATGCCGTCGCCGTAGCGCTCGACGTGCTGGACGTGGGTGTGGCCCAGCACTAACACGTCCTCGTCGCCGAGCATTCGCGGGCTGAACTCCTCGGGGTAGGTGTACCGGTCCGGATCGTCGGGATGGCCGTGAACCAGTTTCACTCGCCCGTCGAACTCGGTGCGCTCGTCGGGAAGCTCGGCGAGCCACGCCAGTTGCTCGTCGTCGAGTTCTTCTTCCGCGTGCTCGACGCCCGCGGCGGCCATCCCGTTGAACCGAAACGTCGTCTCGTTGGCGACCGCCCGATCGTGGTTCCCCATCACGGTCGGCACCTCGTCGACCGGCAGGTCGTCCCGCCCGACGGCATCGTACAGCGGGGTCGGGTCGATCATGGCGTCGACGCAGTCGCCCGGCCACGGGTTGTACCCCACCACGTCGCCGGCACAGGCCAGCGCGTCGACGGCCGGCATGTCGGCGAGCACGGCTTCGAGCGCGACGCGGTTCCCGTGAATGTCAGAGAGCAGTCCAACCTGCATGTCTGATACGACGCGCTCGTCGCCCTTCATCGTTCCCCGGAATTGTGAGAAAACCCCCCGTTTCTACTCGCCGTTTTCGATCGCCAGTCGAACGTCTTCGTCGGTGCGCTCGACGCCCGCCGCACAGACCGCGTGCTCGAAGTCGAGATCGAGCGCCGCTGCCGCCGCTGCTGGGGCGTCGTCGGCGTCGAACGCGAACGATTCGGGGCTGTCCTTCTCGTAGGTCGCCACGAGCGTCGGCTCGTCGACCTGTTCGACCAACAGAGCGTCCTTCCGGACGGTTCCGATGTAGCTCTCCTCGCCGACGACACCGTCAGAGCTGCGCTCTGACGAGCCCTCACTCGCTCCGCTCGCGAGGACGCCCGCGATCCGTGGCGTGTCGTAGTCGTCCTTCTCGTAGTCCAGCGCCAGCAGGCTCTCGGCCAGCGCGTCGCGGGCGGGGTAACCCAGCTCCAGCTTCTCGGTGATCGGGTCGACGTGCGAGCCGTTGCCCACGACGACCTGATCGTCGGCCGTCCGCACGCAGTTGTAGGAGACGTAGGGGTTGTCGGTCTCTGCGGCCTCCTCGGTCGGGACGACTGTCAGCGCGCCGTCGCGCTCGATGATCTTCCGGTTGGGGAACGACCGGGACGACACTCGGTAGGCGGCCACTGACGGTCCGATGATCACGAAGCGTCCGACGTACATACACGACAGTGCATAGTTCGCGGTAAAGTAGGTGTCGAAATGTGCACGCGCGTCGAAGACGCGGCGCCAACGGCGTCCCGCCGAACGTTCAACTGCGATCGGGCGGCGACGACCGACGTGACGACCGAACGCGAGTGTCTCGACGCGCTCCGGGAGGCCGCCGATCGGCTCGGCGAGTCGCCCTCGAAAGCCCAGTACGAACGGCTCGACGTGACGCCGTCCTCGTCGACGATCTTGCGCCATCTTGGCGGGTGGAACGAGGCCAAGGAGCGGGCCGGGCTGGAAACCGCCAGCTCGCGCGGTCCCCGTCTCGACCCGAAGCCGGACGACGTGGAGTTGCCTGACGGCGTCGAGTGGTCCGAGCTGTCGGCCGACCAGCGGTGGCACTACCGGCACGTGGAGTGGAACACCGAGCGTTCCCTACGTCGACGCGACGCCCATCGGCTGTGGGCGAATCGTCTCCAGCGCGAGCGCGGTGGTTGCGCTCGCTGTGACGAAGACGATCCGGCGTGTCTCGATTTCCACCACGTCGACGAGACCGACAAGGAGATGGCCGTCGGCAAGATGATCACCTACGGCTACGGCAAGGACAAACTCAGAGAAGAAATCGAAAAGTGCGTCGTGCTCTGCGCGAACTGCCATCGCAAGGAGCACTATCAACTTCCGACCAGATCGGGTCGAACTACCCCGGACGACACTGATCGGCAACGCGACGACACTGGAGTGTAGTGTGTATCTCTCGTTGCCTGTCCGGTTCGATCTGGCAGTCGAGTTCGAAACGCTCAAATACGGACACGGAGTACAGGTGAGTGAAGCGTCGGTAACGCGGACACTGGCAAACGTGTCAAGTCCATTAGGGTAGTGGCCAATCCTGAAGCCTTCTGGGGGCTTCGACCCTGGTTCGAATCCAGGATGGACTACTTTTGCGACGAACTACATCGTGAGTCGTAACTACGTCGACGAGTGGATTCGAACCCTGCGAGTCGCAGCGCGAACCTAGTGAGCGACCGTCTCGCTTCGGTCGAATCCAGGATGGACTACTTTTGCGACGAACTACATCGTGAGTCGCTTCTTTTGTTGATGACTGAATGCGACCCCGACAAGCAACTTTGGTGTCGCCCCAAACGCCTCAGGCCGGAATAGCGGCCGCGATCGTGCCGATCGTCGACTCCCAGACCGACACGTCGAAGGCGACTTTCATCACGAAGTCCGCGGCGAAAAACGCAAACAGCGCGGCCCCGACGAAGTGCGCCTTACGGAGATCGAACCGGTGGGAAAAGCGGTGGAACACGTAGGCGTTGAGCAGGCTGATCGGGATGATAGCGAGCATCTCGCCGGCCCAGATCGCCGTCGGCGCACTCGGGTACTGGGTGGCCAGCGTGATCGTGACCAGTTGGGTCTTGTCCCCGAACTCGCCGAAGGCCATCATCGCAAAGATGGGGAGAAAGCCGCCGAGCACGTTCGGAACCGTCCAGCCGAGGACCGGGACGCGTACGTCTAACTCGCCGCCGTCGGTGAGCGTGCTGGTCGCCGCGGCATCGTCGGCATCCTCCTCGGGTGCCGTCCGGACGAGCATGACCGCGAAGGCCGCGAACATCACCGCTGTCAGGGCGTCGATGTAGATTCCTGGGACCGCTCCGGTTATCGCGCCGCCGAGCCAGACCTCCAGCGCGGTCCAGCCCGCGAATGCGGATCCGGCGGCGGCGACGACCAACAGCGGGTGATACCGCGTCGAGAGACCGGCGATGATGAACTGGACCTTCTCGCCGGGCAGCACCGCCAGTTGGGCGACGAAGGCGACGGCGAGCACCTGCAGCCACGCGGCGTCGCTCACGAGAATCTCACCCCTCGCGAGCGAGCGTCCCGAGCGATCGAGTCGACTTCGAGGCCGACAGAAGAGAGGCACGACTGCTCCATAGGAGTCGTTCGTTGCTCGTGAATTAGACGTGGCTAAACTTAGGCCTTCTGACCTCGAAAGACACGGCTCGGACCGGAACGTACCGGTCCTTCGTGCTCACTCCCCCGTGTTTTGCGCTGTGACGTACTCGTCCAGCCGATCGACGATGGCATCGACGAACGCCTCGTCGTTGATGTCGGCCTCGACCTCGATCAGTTCGACGTGGTCGTCGAGGCTCTCGCGGAGCGCGTCGAACAGCGCCGCGTCGGCTTCCGGATCGTAGAAGTCCTCGCCCTCGACGCTGAGCATCGAGACGCCGTTCAGGGGGAGCGCGAGCGCCGTCGGCCCGGTCGCGGCGTTGAGTTTCTCGGCGATGATCTCGCCGAGCTCGGCGCATTCGGCGGGCGTCGTGCGCATCAGCGTCACCTGCGGGTTGTGGACGTGGAGATTCCGATCGTGGAATTCTTCTGGCACCGAGTCCTCGGGCCCGAAGTTCACCATGTCGAGCGCGCCGACCGAGACGACCTGTGGCGTCCCGGTCTCGGCAGCGGCGTCGAGACGCTCTGGCCCCGCCGACAGGACGCCGCCGACGAGTTCGTCGGCCCACTCGGTCGTCGTCACGTCCAGCACCGCGTCGATGACGCCCTGCTCGACCAAGTTCTCCATCGCCTGCCCGCCGGTCCCCGTGGCGTGGAACACGATCGTCTCGTAGCCACGGTCTTCGAGGCGCTCGCGGGCCGCCTGCACGCCCGGCGTCGTGACGCCGAACATCGTGATGCCGACGGTCGGCTTCTCCTCGGTCTCGATCTCCGGTTCGTTTGCGACCATCCCGACGATCGCCAGCGCCGCGTTCGAGATGATCCGTCGGGTGAGCTGGTTCAGCCCCTCCACGTCGGCCACGGAGTACATCATCGTCACGTCGCGGGCCTCGACGTAGGGCTCGATGTCTCCGGATGCCATCGTCGAGACCATCAGCTTCGGGACGCCGTAGGGCAGCGCGCGCATCGCTGCGGTGGCGATCGAGGTGTTACCCGAGCCGCCGAGACCGAGCACGCCGTCGAGGACGCCCTCGTCGTGGAGTTCTTGGGCGACTGCCGCCGCGCCCTCGCCCATCGCCGCGGTCGCCTCCCCGCGGTCGGCGTCCTCGCGCAGCGTTTCGAGGTCGGTGCCGGCTGCCGCGGCGACCTCGGCGGCGCTCGTGTCCGGCTCGAACTCCGGCTCGCCCATCACGCCGGCGTCGACGACGTGCACGTCGAGGCCCTGTTCTTCGAGCACGTCCCGGGCGAAGCCGATCTCCTCGCTTTTGGTGTCGAGCGTCCCGACGATCACGACGCTCACGGTCGGTCACCCCCGCCCTCGGCTTCGCTGCCCACCGACTCCCCGCCGTCCGTTTCCCGGCGGTTCCGCGCCGGCAACTCTCCCGGCGGAACGATCTCGCAGTCCGGCAGGTCCCGAAGCACGTCCTCGGGGCCGGGCGGCGCGTACACCGCCAGCAGGACGAGCGTCTCCCAGCCCGTGTTGACCGTGCCGTGCTCGACGCCCTCGGGGACGAACACCAGTTCGCCCGCCTCGATCTCGCGCGTCTCGTCGCCCAGTTCCTGCTCGCCCGACCCGCTGATGACGTAGAGAATCTCGTCGCTGTCGGGGTGGGTGTGCCGTTCGTGGCCTTTGCCGGGTTCGAGCCGAACGACGCCGGCGCTGAATCGCTCGCCGTCGGTCACCTCGGGCGTGCTCAGCCACTTCAGGACGCCCCAGTCGAACACCTGACTCTCTACGTCTTCCGGCGCGACGAAGCGCCCGGAGTCGGTCTCGCTCATTCGAGATCGATCTCCTTGAACTCGCGGGCCTGATTCTCGATCGCGTCCTCGGTCGGCAGGCGCTCGATGCTGGAGGCGCCGAAGAAGCCCACCACGCCCTCCGTGTTCTGGAGGACGTGCCGGGCGTCGTCGGGCCACGCGATCGGCCCGCCGTGACAGATCACTATGACGTCCTCGTTCACCTCCTTCGCGGCGTCGTGGTGGGCCTGCACCCGCTCGGCGGCGTCGTCGAGGTCGAGTGCAGTCTCGGCGCCGATGTCGCCCGAGGTCGTCAGCCCCATGTGCGAGACGATCACGTCGGCGCCGGCCTCGGCCATCGCTCTGGCGTCGTCCTCGCTGAAGACGTACGGGCAGGTGAGCATCCCCTGCTCGCTGGCCTCCCGGATCATCTCGACTTCGGCGTCGTAGCCCATTCCGGTCTCCTCTAAGTTCTGCCGGAACTGGCTGTCCTCGTCGATCAACCCCACTGTCGGGAAGTTCTGCACGCCGGAAAAGCCGCGGCGTCGAAGATCCTCGATGAACACCGCCATGTCCCGGAACGGGTCGGTGCCGTTGACCCCCGCGAGCACGGGCGTGTCCTCGACGACCGGGAGCACCTCGTGGCCCATCTCCACGACGATCTCGTTGGCGTCACCGTAGGGCAACAGCCCCGCGAGCGATCCGCGCCCGTTCATCCGGTAGCGCCCGGAGTTGTAGATGATCAGCAGGTCGACGCCGCCGCGCTCGGCGAACTTCGCCGAGATGCCGGTTCCCGCACCCGCGCCGACGATCGGGTCGCCGTCTTCGACCGATTCCTCCAGTCGCGTGAGTGATTCCTCTCGTGTGAACTTCATGCGACGTGTGATATGGCAACACTCCTACGTATGTACGTGAGGGGTGGGCAGTCGAGAGGGTGGCCCGACACCGGCGTTCAGCGCACGGACGAACTCGACGCCCGCCCGAGTAGGTACACCGCGAGACCGCCGAGCAGCAGATCGAGCGCCAGCAGGACGGCCAGCCCAGGAACCAGCGTGTCCCAGATACCGCCGAACCGAGTCACTTCGATCACCGTCATCACGTCCCGATCGAGCATGATCGCCCGTGCGGCGTCGACGCCGTAGGTCACCGGGTTGTACGTCGCGACGAGCTGGATCCAATCCGGGAGCGAGTCGAGCGGGAGGAAGGCGCTGGAGACGAACAAAAGCGGAAACTGCAGCAGGTTCGCGCCGATGATCGTCGACTCTTGATCCTTCGTGACGACGGCAAGCGCGTTCGACAGCGAGACGAACCACAGCGAAAAGAGGACGCCGACGGCCATGATGCCGAGCGCCCCCGCAATGCCGGTCGCGATTTCGGCGCCCAGAAGCGTTCCCAGTCCGAGAATGATCCCGATCTGGACGGCGATGCGGAGCACCTCGGCGGCGGTCTTGCCGAGGAACACGGCGGTCCGGTTCATCGGCGTCGCCAGCACCTTCTCGAACATCCCGCTCTCGATGTCGTTGACCAGCCCGACGCCCGATGTCGCGGCCGCCGCGAGCGCGACTTGGATCGCGATTGCCGGCACGAGGTACGTCTCGTAGGTGATCGACGCCCCGCCCCGGCCGATCGCCTGCGTCGCGACGCCGCCGAACACCTGCGTGAACAGGATCAGAAAGATGATCGGCTGGACCAGCGAGACGACCAGCACGAACGGGTTGCGGACCGCTTTCAGGTTCCAGCGCTTGAAGTTCGTCCACGCGTCACCCAGAAACGAGTTGCCCGAGCGCGCGATCGGCGCCGGCGTCGCCGCCTCGACGCTGCTTTCGGGCTGTGTTCCCCCGTCCGTCCTGCTGTCGGCGTCGCTCATTCGTCGCTCACCTCGCCTGCGACCGGGTCGTCGGGAGCGGTTGCGGCCGCCGCGTCCTCGCCCTCGCCAGTTGTCTCCCCGGTAATCGCGAGGAACACGTCGTCGAGCGTCGGCGCCCGGACGTTGAATCCCGTGACGCCGATGCCTGCGTCCCGCAGCGCGACCAGCACGTCCGTCCCGCGCGAGCGGGCCTGCCGCGACGTGATCTGCAGCCCCTCCTCGGTCGGGTCGATCGTCGCGTCGGCGCCGAGCAGGTCGGCCTCGCGGACGACTGCAGCGGCCTCCTCTGCGTCGGCGGCGTCTTGACTATCGGCTAGCTCGATGTCGAGGATCTCGCCGCCGACGCGGCGCTTGAGTTCGGCCGGCTCGCCCGTCGCCACGATCTCGCCATCGGCGATCACGGCCAGCCGGTCGCAGAGCTGGTCGGCCTCTTCGAGGTACTGGGTCGTCAGGAAGATCGTCGTTCCCCGGTCGTTGATCGCCCGGAAGTACTCCCAGAGCTTGTTGCGTGCCTTCGGATCGAGCCCGGTCGTCGGCTCGTCGAGAAAGACCAGCGGCGGCTGGTGGACCAGCGCCGTCGCAACGTCGAGACGCTTTTTCATCCCGCCGGAGAAGTCTTCCGACCGCTTGTCGGCCACCTCCGCGAGGTCCACGAGATCGAGCAGTTCGTCGATCCTGTCCGCCCGCTCGCCCCGCGGGACGCCGTAGGCCTCGCAGGCGAACTTGAGATTTTCGCGGGCGGTGAGTTCCTCGTCGACGCTGGTCTCTTGGGCCATGTAGCCGATCGACTCGCGGATCGCTCGCGAGCTCTCGGCGGCGTCGAAGCCGTTGACCCGAACCCCGCCGCCGGTGGCGTCGAGCAGCGTCGCCAGCACCTTGATCGTCGTCGTCTTGCCGGCGCCGTTCGGCCCGAGGAAGCCGAAGAACTCGCCGCGCGGGATCGTCAGCGAGACGCTCCGAACGGCTTCGGTGCCGTCGGCGTAGGTCACCTGCAGGTCGTCCGCGTCGATCGCGGTCTCGATGTCGTCCCGGTCCGACGGCTGCTCGGCTGTCTCACGCATCAATCTGCTCTCCTCTAGCGGCGGGAGGCTCAAATAGCTTCGAGTCACGGCGGGACGCCGAACGCGCCGGCGTCGTAGGACGCCACGTCGGCCGGCGACTCCAGCACCACCACCTCGAAGGCCCACTCAGTGTCGGCGGCCAGATCGCTCGTCGATGCGAGGTACGTCCCAAGTTGGGTGCCGTCGGCGTCGTAAAAGCGCGTCCGAACCTCGACGTATCCGATCGGGCGCTGTCTCGTGTTGCGAACCCGGCCTCGCACTGTCAATCCCTTGTATCCGCCGGCCGCGACCGGCTCGTGGTCGAGCAGCTCCAGCCCGTCGACGCGCATCGCAGCCGAGTTCGGCGTCGTCGAGGCGAACGCCTGTTGGGTGCTCGCGGTCGATGCGTTGTCGAGGCTCCCGTTGCCCGTCAGATCGACGGCGGTTTGCGGGCCGTACGCCGTCGCGCCGCCGTCACTCAGACAGCCCGCCACGCCGGCCGTCCCGACGCCGACCAGCGCGAGCACCCGACGGCGCGACGGCCGACTCTGTGCGTCCATACGGTCGGTACGTCGACGGCGACAAAATGCGTTGGTTGCAGACTGGTTGCCGGTGCGGGCTGCTGCGGGCTGGCTGTGGATCGCTGCAGGCTGACTACGGCCCGTTGCAGGCTAAGTGCGGACCGCCTACTCCCCTTCGACGGCGACGTGAGACGCCCGATACCCCTCCTCGGTAGCGGTCACGTCGTCGACGGCCCGCAAGAGAATGTCTCGTTCTTGTTTGGTGCGCACCGGCACGTCGTAGTGGGTCGCCTCGTAGTCGAACGTGCCGCCGTCGGCCCGTTCGCGCTCGACGAACTCGCGGTGTGCGGCAAGTCGATCGCTCGCAACGCGCTCGGAGATCGTCGGCGCCGCGGCGACCCGCTCTTCGAAGGCGCTGGCGAACTCGGGTTCGATCTCGACGCCGACGGAGTTCCGGCCGGCGACCATCGCGGCCAGCGTCGTCGTGCCGGTCCCCCAGAACGGGTCGAGCACGGTGTCGCCGTACGCCGAGTACATGTTCACGAGCCGGTAGGGAATCTCGAAGGGATAGGCCGCCGATCGGTCCCGTAACTCCTCGCCTGCGAGCGCTTGGTGCTCGCCGCGAACGTCCTCCCACACGTCAGTGAACCAGCGGTTGCGCTCCTCCCAGAAGTACGCCGCCTCGTACCGGCGCTTTGCGCCGGGATCGAAGCTCCGGCTTTCGGCGCCGTTCCGGAACACGAGGATGTACTCGTGTTCGAGCGTGACGTAGGCGTTGGGCGGCACCATCCCCGACCCCATGAACTTCGCGGCGCTGTTGGCCGGCTTGCGCCAAAGCACGTCCGGCAGCGGCTCGAATCCGAGTTCCTCGAAGGCCTCGATCACTCGCGCGTGGTTCTGGTAGACGCGAAAACTCCCGTCTACGGTTCTGGTCGCGTCGCCGACGTTGATGCAGGCGATGCCCCCTTCGACCAGTACGCGCTCAATCTCGGTCCAGACGGCGTCGAGGGCCTCGTGCATCAACTCGTAGGCCTCGCGTCCGTCGCCCTCGTCGAGCGCCTCGCCGACGCTAGGCGATAGCTCCGCGAACAGTCCGTCCCACATCTCGATCATCGGGTAGGGCGGCGAGGTCACGACGAGCTCGACCGAATCGTCGTCGAGATCGCTCATCGACCGGGCGTCCCCGACCACGATCCGGTGGCGAGTCTCCATCGTCGTAGCGGTTCAGACCGAGGGGTGTAGAAACTGCCGGCTCCGGCGACAGACGCCGCGGCGGCGTCGGCATCATCCGACGCCCGCCCTCAGACTGACGATTCGACGTACTCGACCGCTCGCTCCGGCGTCTCGACGGCCTCGACGCCCGGCACGTCGTGCGTTCCGAGCCCGGCGACCGGCCGCCCCGTATCGAGCGCGTGGGCGATCTCCGAGAGCGTGCCCGTCGAGCCGTCGATTGCGATCGCGGCGTCGCCGTTGAGCACGACGAGCACGTTCCGGGCGTTGCCCAGCCCGGTGGCGATCGGCGTCGTGACGTACTCGTTCGCAACTCGCCGATCCTCGCCGGGGAGGATGCCGATGGTCTCACCCCCAACGTCACGGGCGCCCCGACAGGCCGCCTCCATCACGCCGGTTCGGCCGCCACAGACGACCGTGTGGCCCCGTTCCGCGAGCACTCGACCGACCTCGCGGGCCTGCTCGTACTCCGACTCGTCGACCGCTCCGCCGCCGACGACGCTGACGCGCATGCTCGTCCGGATTCGGGCCGACAGCACAAGCGTTTCGGGTGCAGCGCGGTCGCTCGGCGCGGCTGTGGCGTCACGCACGGGTTCGACGCTCAATCGTCGGCGTCCCGCTCGTACGCTCCTTGCTTCTCCAGTTCGCCGCGACGCCGAAGGACCGACGGCGTCCGACAGACGCCGGGTGCGCCGGTGACTTGCGGAACGGTGCAGTTGTTACAGCTCTCGCAGACGGCTCGCGTTTCGGCGTCCTCGTGAGCTTGCGAACGAGGGCTCGAAGAGTACTGTTCTTCGGCGTCCTCGTGAGCTTGCGAACGAGGGCTCGAAGCGCTGTGCGCTTCGGCGTCCAGCAGCCGCGCGGGAAGCCGCGGCTCGGCGTAGAACGGCCGGGCCATCCCGACCAGATCGCAGGCCGGCTCCTCGCCCGTCGCGCCGAGCAGGCGGTCCATTTGGCCGCGCTCGCGGACGCCGCCCTCCAGCATGACCGGCACGTCGACACGGCGGCGCACCCGCCGACAGAACGACTCGTTCCACGCCGGTTCGAACTCGAATCGACGCGCTTGCAGTCGATTGAGCGCCGCCACCGCGCGGGCCCGATAGCGACTGCCGAAGGCGTCGGCGTAGCCGTCGGCGAACTCCTCGCGCTCCCACGCGCGGCCGGGATACTCGCCGCGCACGATGCTCATGTCCCACGTCACGTTCGCGCGGACCGGCGCCACGGCGTCGTAGCCGTAGTCTGCGAGGTGTTCGGCAATCCAGACGCCGTCGTCGAGATCGAGATGCCGTTGCACCAGTCGCGGCGCCGCCGTTTCGGCTGGAACTTTCGTCAGCAGGGGTACGTCGCCCGCCCGGGCGCGAATCTCGTCGTGGACGAGTTCGAGAAACCGCACGCGCTCGCGCCGGGAGCCGCCGAACTCGTCGTCCCGCCGATTGTAAAACGGGGAGAGAAACTGCTGGACGACGCCCATGTTCGCGCCGGCGAGGTGGATCGCGTCGTAGCCCGCGTCGACCGCCCGGGCGGCGGCTTTGCCGAAGTCGGCAGCCAGCCCGTACACCTCGGCGGTGTCGAGCACGTGCGGGTCGAACGAGACCAGTCCGAGCCGGTCGAGCGCTCGGAGTTGCCACGGCGGACGCGAGACGGCCAACTGCTCTAGGCCGGAATGGGACTGTCGATAGCCGGCGTGCCAGACCTCCATGCTCCGCAGCCCGCCGTGTTCGAGCTGGATCGCTATCTTCGCTCCGTGGTCGTGGACCCGCTCTGTGAGCCGCGCTAACTGCTCGACGAACTCGGGATCGTGGACGCGCGTCATCCCCGGGGCCGCACACCCGCCCTCGCCTCGGACGATCGTTGCGCCCTGACAGAGCAGCCCCGCGCCAGAAGCGGCCGCCGGCTCCAAGTCCTCGATCAGCGCGTCGACGGCCTCGGGCCCGTTGCCCGCACACTCCAGCAGCGGCGCCCGGTAGAGCCGATTTTGGAGCGTCCGATCGCCGATCCCGACTGGGGCTTCGAGCCGTGCCATCGTCTCTCACTGCGTGCTATCGGCCCAAAAGCGTTTGTCGCGCCGGTACCCTTTTGTCGTCTATGCGCCGTCACCTTGCGATCGTCGCGGTCGTCGTCCTCGTCGCGCTGGCGGGCTGTAGCGGCGCGATGCCGGGCGACGACAGTTCGACGAGCGACGATCCGAACGACGCCGAGCAGGCACCGACGCTCGAAACAGTCGCGTACCCCGACGGCTACGCCCAGACCGGTCTCACCAACGCGAGCCAAGCGCTGGCGACCCACGACGCCGCGATCGCGGACGCCGCAGGCTACCAAGCGTCGGCGTCGATCCGGGTCGACGCCGGCGACGAAACCCAAGAACTCGTGTTGAACTCGACCGTCGACAACGACGCCGGCACCGAGTTCTCCAGACTCGAACTCGCGGGCTCGGTCGAGGTGTATCGCACCGCCAACGGCTCGACGTACACCCGGATCGACGACGGTTCGAACGTCCAGTACGTCGCCAGCCGTCCCGACGCGTACGCGCAGGTGTCGATCGCGCAGTTCGAGTCGACGCTCTCGGCGACCAACCTCACCGCCACGTCGGTCTCGCAGGACGGGTCGGCGACGCTGCTGACCTACACGGGCGACGGCTCCATCGAGGGTAGCGGCGATGTCTCGATCGAACTGGTCGTCGATACGGAGGGCCGCATCCACTCGCTATCGATCGATCAGGGCGCCGATGTCTCGGCCGACTTCGACTTCGAGTACGGCTCCGTGACGGTCGAACAGCCCACTTGGCTCGACGACGCCAAGGCGGCGACCTGACTAGTTGACTGCCCCCAGCCACTGCCTG encodes:
- a CDS encoding phosphoenolpyruvate hydrolase family protein, translated to MKFTREESLTRLEESVEDGDPIVGAGAGTGISAKFAERGGVDLLIIYNSGRYRMNGRGSLAGLLPYGDANEIVVEMGHEVLPVVEDTPVLAGVNGTDPFRDMAVFIEDLRRRGFSGVQNFPTVGLIDEDSQFRQNLEETGMGYDAEVEMIREASEQGMLTCPYVFSEDDARAMAEAGADVIVSHMGLTTSGDIGAETALDLDDAAERVQAHHDAAKEVNEDVIVICHGGPIAWPDDARHVLQNTEGVVGFFGASSIERLPTEDAIENQAREFKEIDLE
- a CDS encoding ABC transporter permease — protein: MSDADSRTDGGTQPESSVEAATPAPIARSGNSFLGDAWTNFKRWNLKAVRNPFVLVVSLVQPIIFLILFTQVFGGVATQAIGRGGASITYETYLVPAIAIQVALAAAATSGVGLVNDIESGMFEKVLATPMNRTAVFLGKTAAEVLRIAVQIGIILGLGTLLGAEIATGIAGALGIMAVGVLFSLWFVSLSNALAVVTKDQESTIIGANLLQFPLLFVSSAFLPLDSLPDWIQLVATYNPVTYGVDAARAIMLDRDVMTVIEVTRFGGIWDTLVPGLAVLLALDLLLGGLAVYLLGRASSSSVR
- a CDS encoding ABC transporter ATP-binding protein, with protein sequence MRETAEQPSDRDDIETAIDADDLQVTYADGTEAVRSVSLTIPRGEFFGFLGPNGAGKTTTIKVLATLLDATGGGVRVNGFDAAESSRAIRESIGYMAQETSVDEELTARENLKFACEAYGVPRGERADRIDELLDLVDLAEVADKRSEDFSGGMKKRLDVATALVHQPPLVFLDEPTTGLDPKARNKLWEYFRAINDRGTTIFLTTQYLEEADQLCDRLAVIADGEIVATGEPAELKRRVGGEILDIELADSQDAADAEEAAAVVREADLLGADATIDPTEEGLQITSRQARSRGTDVLVALRDAGIGVTGFNVRAPTLDDVFLAITGETTGEGEDAAAATAPDDPVAGEVSDE
- a CDS encoding FxLYD domain-containing protein — protein: MDAQSRPSRRRVLALVGVGTAGVAGCLSDGGATAYGPQTAVDLTGNGSLDNASTASTQQAFASTTPNSAAMRVDGLELLDHEPVAAGGYKGLTVRGRVRNTRQRPIGYVEVRTRFYDADGTQLGTYLASTSDLAADTEWAFEVVVLESPADVASYDAGAFGVPP
- a CDS encoding DNA-methyltransferase, with the protein product METRHRIVVGDARSMSDLDDDSVELVVTSPPYPMIEMWDGLFAELSPSVGEALDEGDGREAYELMHEALDAVWTEIERVLVEGGIACINVGDATRTVDGSFRVYQNHARVIEAFEELGFEPLPDVLWRKPANSAAKFMGSGMVPPNAYVTLEHEYILVFRNGAESRSFDPGAKRRYEAAYFWEERNRWFTDVWEDVRGEHQALAGEELRDRSAAYPFEIPYRLVNMYSAYGDTVLDPFWGTGTTTLAAMVAGRNSVGVEIEPEFASAFEERVAAAPTISERVASDRLAAHREFVERERADGGTFDYEATHYDVPVRTKQERDILLRAVDDVTATEEGYRASHVAVEGE
- a CDS encoding TIGR00725 family protein; amino-acid sequence: MRVSVVGGGAVDESEYEQAREVGRVLAERGHTVVCGGRTGVMEAACRGARDVGGETIGILPGEDRRVANEYVTTPIATGLGNARNVLVVLNGDAAIAIDGSTGTLSEIAHALDTGRPVAGLGTHDVPGVEAVETPERAVEYVESSV
- a CDS encoding oxidoreductase; translation: MARLEAPVGIGDRTLQNRLYRAPLLECAGNGPEAVDALIEDLEPAAASGAGLLCQGATIVRGEGGCAAPGMTRVHDPEFVEQLARLTERVHDHGAKIAIQLEHGGLRSMEVWHAGYRQSHSGLEQLAVSRPPWQLRALDRLGLVSFDPHVLDTAEVYGLAADFGKAAARAVDAGYDAIHLAGANMGVVQQFLSPFYNRRDDEFGGSRRERVRFLELVHDEIRARAGDVPLLTKVPAETAAPRLVQRHLDLDDGVWIAEHLADYGYDAVAPVRANVTWDMSIVRGEYPGRAWEREEFADGYADAFGSRYRARAVAALNRLQARRFEFEPAWNESFCRRVRRRVDVPVMLEGGVRERGQMDRLLGATGEEPACDLVGMARPFYAEPRLPARLLDAEAHSASSPRSQAHEDAEEQYSSSPRSQAHEDAETRAVCESCNNCTVPQVTGAPGVCRTPSVLRRRGELEKQGAYERDADD